Proteins encoded by one window of Dioscorea cayenensis subsp. rotundata cultivar TDr96_F1 chromosome 20, TDr96_F1_v2_PseudoChromosome.rev07_lg8_w22 25.fasta, whole genome shotgun sequence:
- the LOC120251347 gene encoding receptor-like protein 15: protein MVNLLIIDISENQLSGTSLHTLGAFHVGGNSLEGSIPSEFCGLQMLYSLDLSHNNLSGLFPSCFNLTSLLYLNVKDNNLTGPIPSALSGNSLEILDMGNNHFVGDIPNWIGTFKNVMIFSLKGNHFKGPIPKQICYLKNLRILDFSQNNLSGDVPACIHNMGRDLASYVTLRDIQSSNSGLIIPNIVNHISDMPYDEQIYSFPIQYIDFATKERSYSYKGDIINYLSGLDLSSNKLVGWIPMEIGNMTWLQVLNLSNNMLYGPIPNTLSKLTQIESLDLSHNMLEGSIPSQLAELYFIESFSVAYNNLSGPTLGMVGQFSTFDEKSYEGNPYLCGPPLVKSCNNISSPQQNQVKDDHRNEETMERLITIAIFALGFIMGFWGWVALLLFKRSWRYSFFLTVDGYMEDIVDMV, encoded by the coding sequence ATGGTTAATCTTCTAATCATAGATATCAGTGAAAATCAATTGTCTGGCACGTCCTTGCATACCCTTGGGGCCTTTCATGTTGGAGGAAATAGTTTAGAAGGAAGTATACCATCTGAATTTTGTGGTCTTCAAATGCTTTATTCCTTGGATCTCTCTCACAATAATTTATCCGGTTTATTTCCATCTTGCTTCAACTTGACTAGCTTGTTGTATTTGAATGTAAAGGATAATAACCTCACAGGCCCCATTCCAAGTGCTTTATCTGGCAACAGTTTGGAAATACTAGACATGGGAAACAACCATTTTGTTGGTGATATACCTAATTGGATAGGCACCTTCAAAAATGTAATGATATTCTCTTTGAAAGGAAACCATTTTAAAGGACCAATCCCAAAACAAATATGCTACTTAAAAAATCTTCGCATATTAGACTTTTCACAAAACAATTTATCAGGAGATGTTCCTGCATGCATTCATAATATGGGCCGTGATTTGGCATCTTACGTCACCTTGCGAGATATTCAATCTTCCAACTCTGGGCTGATTATTCCCAATATTGTGAATCACATCTCTGATATGCCTTATGATGAGCAAATATACTCCTTTCCTATTCAATATATCGATTTTGCAACAAAAGAGAGATCATATAGTTACAAAGGTGATATTATCAACTACTTATCTGGGCTAGATTTGTCTAGCAACAAATTGGTTGGTTGGATCCCAATGGAGATCGGCAACATGACATGGCTTCAAGTATTAAATTTGTCCAACAACATGTTGTATGGCCCAATACCTAATACATTGTCAAAGCTGACACAGATTGAAAGTTTAGATCTCTCACACAACATGTTGGAAGGGAGCATTCCTTCACAACTAGcagagttgtatttcattgaatctttctcAGTGGCATATAACAACCTCTCTGGCCCAACACTTGGAATGGTTGGACAATTTAGCACATTTGATGAGAAAAGCTACGAGGGGAATCCTTATCTTTGTGGCCCTCCTTTGGTGAAGAGTTGCAATAATATATCATCACCACAACAAAATCAAGTTAAAGATGATCACagaaatgaagaaacaatggaGCGCCTTATAACCATAGCAATTTTTGCTTTGGGTTTCATTATGGGCTTCTGGGGATGGGTGGCTCTACTACTTTTTAAGAGAAGTTGGCGGTATTCTTTCTTTCTAACAGTGGATGGGTACATGGAGGATATCGTTGATATGGTTTGA